The proteins below come from a single Jaculus jaculus isolate mJacJac1 chromosome X, mJacJac1.mat.Y.cur, whole genome shotgun sequence genomic window:
- the Asb12 gene encoding LOW QUALITY PROTEIN: ankyrin repeat and SOCS box protein 12 (The sequence of the model RefSeq protein was modified relative to this genomic sequence to represent the inferred CDS: substituted 2 bases at 2 genomic stop codons): protein MRIVFFXXARMNLMDITKIFSLLQPEKEEEDTNTGEKQALNQAVYDNDASTLDQLLRQECYKRFINSRSGWGVPGTPLRLAASYGHLSCLQVLLAHGAEVDSLDVKAQTPLFTAVSHGHLDCVRVLLEAGACPGGSIYNNCSPVLTAARDGALAILQELLGHGAEANVKAKLPVWASNIASCSGPLYLAAVYGHLDCFRLLLLHGADPNYNCTDKDLLARVPRPRTLIDICLHHNCEPEYIQLLIDFGADIYLPSLPLDLTSKDDKSINLLLQARAVPRSLLSQARLVIRRALCQANHPQAIDQLDIPSVLISYLKHQL from the exons aTGAGAATAGTCTTCTTCTAGTAAGCCAGGATGAACCTCATGGACATCACCAAGATCTTCTCCCTTCTGCAGCccgaaaaggaggaggaagacacTAATACAGGGGAGAAACAGGCTCTCAATCAGGCAGTATATGACAATGATGCCTCTACCTTGGACCAGCTTCTACGACAGGAATGTTACAAGCGTTTCATCAATAGCAGGAGTGGTTGGGGTGTACCTGGGACACCTTTGCGCTTGGCAGCTTCTTATGGCCACTTAAGCTGTTTGCAGGTCCTCCTGGCACATGGTGCTGAGGTTGATAGCTTGGATGTTAAAGCACAGACACCACTTTTCACTGCTGTTAGTCATGGCCATCTGGACTGTGTACGTGTGCTTTTAGAAGCTGGTGCCTGTCCTGGTGGCAGCATCTACAACAACTGTTCTCCTGTGCTCACTGCTGCACGTGATGGTGCCCTTGCCATCCTGCAGGAGCTACTAGGCCATGGTGCAGAGGCCAATGTCAAGGCCAAACTCCCAGTCTGGGCATCAAACATAGCTTCATGTTCTGGCCCCCTCTATTTGGCTGCAGTCTATGGGCACCTTGATTGTTTTCGCTTGCTTTTGCTTCATGGGGCAGATCCTAATTACAACTGCACTGACAAGGACCTATTGGCCCGTGTTCCACGGCCCCGCACCCTCATTGACATCTGCCTTCACCATAATTGTGAGCCAGAGTATATCCAGTTGTTAATAGATTTTGGTGCTGATATATACCTTCCATCTCTTCCCCTGGACCTGACCTCAAAAGATGATAAAAGTATCAATTTGCTGCTACAGGCCAGAG CTGTTCCACGGTCACTCCTTTCTCAGGCCCGATTAGTTATCCGAAGAGCCTTGTGCCAAGCCAACCATCCACAAGCCATCGACCAGCTGGATATTCCCTCTGTGTTGATTAGCTACCTCAAACACCAATTATAA